Proteins encoded by one window of Cucurbita pepo subsp. pepo cultivar mu-cu-16 chromosome LG14, ASM280686v2, whole genome shotgun sequence:
- the LOC111810024 gene encoding ABC transporter C family member 10-like: MEDIWGAFCGGYDCSSGTDRPCGFDYGFLSHSSSCITQALIISFDFLLLILLLSNIVGKSMKRVHMSNRIRGGSGLRSLSAIFNGCVGLVYLSLGIWSLVEKLRKDHSALPLQLWLSASFHGFTWLLVSSIISCWSKQLPRPFLRLLSIVAFMFAGIICILSLFDAVSSKMVSAKMVLDVLSVLGSVLLLFCCFGSFSLQDSEESINGNGLYTPLNGEANESGKLDPVTPLAKAGLLGKISFWWMNPLMKRGKKKTLNCEDIPMMREADRAESCYLQFVNQMNEHKRREQSSQPSVLKVILSCHRRDIFLSGFFALLKILFISAGPLLLNAFILVAQGHQSFKYEGLVLAISLFFSKSIESISQRQWYFRARLVGLKVRSLLSAAIYKKQLRLSNEAKLMHSSGEIMNYVTVDAYRIGEFSFWFHQTWTTSVQLCIALLILYKAVGIAAIASFIVIVLCVVGNTPIAKLQHKFQSKLMAAQDERLKTFTEALVNMKVLKLYAWETHFKNVIEKLRKEEHRWLSAVQYRKGYNGILFWSSPVIVSIATFGACSFLNIPLHANNVFTFVSALRLVQEPVRSMGDVIAAIIQARVSFTRIVNFLEAPELQSSSVCRKQTKMNDDCSIRISSASFSWEESSMKPTLHNINLEVRPGSKLAICGEVGSGKSTLLAAILGEIPNVEGNIEVHGRIAYVSQSAWIQTGSIRDNILFGSEMENWRYQETLEKCSLVKDLELLPYGDLTEIGERGVNLSGGQKQRIQLARALYQNADIYLLDDPFSAVDAHTATSLFNGYVVEALSGKTVLLVTHQVDFLPAFDSVLLMSDGEILEAGPYDQLLAHSKEFQDLVNAHKETAGTERLADFSAIKSLRTSCKEIKTSYTEKLSVAASDDANQLIKQEEREVGDSGFKPYIQYLNQNKGFLFFSLDVLSHLAFVACGITQNSWMASNIDSPNVSNTRLIVVYLLIGVSSISFLVARSVLTALLGLQSSKSLFSQLLTSLFRSPMSFYDSTPLGRILSRVSMDLSIVDLDVPFSLIFAVGATANAYAALGVLAVITWQVLFISIPTIVLAICLQRYYFASAKELMRLNGTTKSIVANHLSESIAGAVTIRAFAEEERFFKKNLEFVDGNASPFFHNFSANEWLIQRLEMLSAVVLASAAFCIVLLPTGSFSPGFIGMALSYGLSLNVSLVFSIQNQCNLANHIISVERLNQYMHLSSEAPEIIEENRPPTNWPSVGKVEIIDLKIRYRPNSPLVLHGISCTFEGGHKIGIVGRTGSGKSTLLSAIFRLVEPAGGKILVDGIDICSIGLHDLRSRFGIIPQDPTLFKGTVRYNLDPLVQHSDDEIWEVLGKCQLREAVEEKEAGLDSLVVEDGSNWSMGQRQLFCLGRALLRRSRILVLDEATASIDNATDMILQKTIRSEFADCTVITVAHRIPTVMDCTMVLAISDGRIAEYDEPSTLIKREGSLFGQLVKEYWSHSPSAE; the protein is encoded by the exons ATGGAGGACATATGGGGTGCGTTCTGTGGAGGGTATGATTGTTCTAGTGGTACGGACAGACCTTGTGGTTTTGACTATGGATTTCTTTCTCATTCCTCTTCATGTATTACTCAAGCCTTGatcatttcttttgattttctacTCTTGATCTTGCTTCTATCCAATATTGTGGGGAAGTCAATGAAAAGAGTTCACATGTCGAATCGAATTCGTGGCGGCTCGGGTTTGCGGAGTTTGTCTGCTATCTTCAATGGCTGTGTTGGATTGGTGTATCTTAGTTTAGGCATTTGGAGTTTGGTGGAGAAGTTGAGGAAAGATCACAGTGCTTTGCCTTTGCAGCTGTGGTTATCAGCTTCCTTCCATGGCTTCACATGGTTGTTGGTGAGCTCTATTATTAGCTGCTGGAGTAAACAGCTTCCAAGACCCTTCTTGCGCCTATTGTCCATTGTGGCATTCATGTTTGCTGGGATTATTTGTATCCTTTCACTTTTTGATGCTGTATCGAGCAAAATGGTATCAGCAAAGATGGTGTTAGATGTTCTATCTGTTCTAGGATCGGTTCTATTATTGTTTTGCTGTTTTGGTTCTTTTAGTCTCCAAGATAGTGAGGAGAGCATCAATGGGAATGGTCTTTACACCCCATTAAATGGTGAGGCCAATGAAAGCGGTAAGCTTGATCCTGTTACTCCATTAGCCAAAGCTGGATTGTTGGGTAAAATTTCGTTTTGGTGGATGAATCCTTTAATGaaaagagggaagaagaagactcTCAACTGTGAAGATATACCGATGATGCGCGAGGCGGATCGAGCTGAAAGTTGTTACTTACAGTTCGTAAACCAAATGAATGAGCACAAAAGAAGAGAGCAAAGTTCCCAACCATCAGTCCTCAAAGTCATCCTTTCATGCCATCGGAGGGACATATTCTTGTCTGGATTCTTCGCTTTGTTGAAGATACTCTTTATCTCTGCTGGTCCTCTGCTTCTTAATGCCTTCATTTTGGTGGCTCAGGGACATCAAAGCTTCAAATATGAAGGTCTTGTGCTTGCCATTTCACTTTTCTTCTCAAAAAGCATAGAATCCATATCACAAAGGCAATGGTACTTCAGAGCCAGGCTTGTTGGTCTTAAAGTCAGGTCTTTGCTCTCAGCTGCCATTTACAAGAAGCAATTGCGATTGTCCAATGAAGCTAAGTTGATGCACTCGAGTGGCGAAATCATGAACTACGTCACGGTCGACGCCTATAGGATCGGAGAATTCTCATTTTGGTTCCATCAAACTTGGACCACGAGTGTTCAGCTCTGCATTGCACTTCTGATCCTCTACAAAGCAGTGGGAATTGCAGCCATTGCCTCCTTCATCGTGATAGTTCTATGCGTAGTTGGCAATACTCCAATTGCCAAGCTACAACATAAGTTTCAGAGTAAACTAATGGCAGCACAAGACGAGAGATTGAAGACGTTCACTGAGGCTCTTGTAAACATGAAAGTCTTGAAGTTATATGCTTGGGAAACCCATTTCAAGAATGTAATTGAGAAGCTAAGAAAGGAAGAGCACAGGTGGTTGTCAGCCGTGCAGTATCGAAAGGGATATAATGGCATTCTCTTTTGGTCATCTCCTGTTATTGTCTCTATTGCAACCTTTGGAGCTTGTAGCTTTTTGAACATACCGCTACATGCCAATAATGTCTTCACCTTTGTGTCTGCATTGCGTCTTGTTCAAGAACCTGTGAGATCCATGGGGGATGTCATTGCGGCGATCATTCAAGCACGGGTCTCATTTACACGGATTGTTAACTTCCTGGAGGCACCTGAGCTGCAAAGTTCAAGTGTTTGTAGAAAGCAAACGAAGATGAATGATGACTGCTCCATTCGGATCAGCTCAGCATCTTTCTCATGGGAAGAGAGTTCAATGAAGCCTACTCTTCATAACATTAATCTAGAGGTCAGGCCAGGTTCAAAGCTTGCAATTTGTGGAGAAGTTGGCTCAGGGAAATCAACTCTTCTAGCAGCCATTCTTGGTGAAATTCCAAATGTTGAGGGAAAT ATTGAAGTTCATGGAAGGATTGCTTATGTGTCTCAATCAGCATGGATCCAAACAGGGTCCATTCGAGATAACATTTTATTCGGCTCTGAAATGGAGAATTGGAGATATCAAGAAACACTCGAGAAGTGTTCATTGGTGAAGGATCTTGAGTTACTCCCTTATGGTGATCTCACTGAGATTGGGGAAAGAGGAGTAAATCTCAGCGGTGGACAAAAGCAGAGGATTCAACTCGCACGAGCACTGTATCAAAATGCCGATATATATCTTTTGGATGATCCGTTTAGTGCTGTTGATGCTCATACTGCCACAAGTTTGTTCAAT GGATATGTTGTGGAAGCTCTCTCGGGAAAGACAGTTCTTCTTGTGACTCATCAAGTTGATTTCCTGCCTGCTTTTGATTCTGTCCTG CTGATGTCCGACGGGGAAATTCTAGAAGCGGGCCCTTACGATCAGTTGTTGGCACATAGCAAAGAATTTCAGGACCTTGTCAATGCACACAAAGAGACTGCTGGTACTGAAAGGCTTGCAGATTTCTCTGCTATCAAGAGCTTAAGAACATCTTGTAAAGAGATTAAGACATCTTATACAGAGAAGCTGTCTGTAGCAGCATCTGATGATGCTAATCAGTTAATCAAGCAGGAGGAACGCGAAGTGGGGGACTCTGGATTCAAGCCTTATATTCAGTATCTGAATCAGAACAAAGGGttcttattcttttccttGGATGTTCTCTCCCATTTAGCATTTGTGGCATGTGGGATAACGCAAAACTCTTGGATGGCTTCCAACATTGACAGTCCCAATGTCAGCAACACACGCTTGATCGTAGTTTACTTGTTGATTGGAGTTTCTTCAATATCATTCTTGGTTGCTAGATCAGTTTTAACAGCTCTTTTGGGATTGCAATCATCAAAATCATTGTTTTCTCAGCTACTTACATCTCTTTTTCGCTCGCCGATGTCGTTCTATGACTCCACACCTCTTGGAAGGATACTCAGTCGG GTCTCAATGGATCTTAGCATTGTTGATCTTGATGTCCCATTTAGCTTAATATTTGCTGTGGGTGCGACCGCCAATGCTTATGCTGCTCTTGGAGTTTTAGCCGTCATCACCTGGCAAGTTCTGTTCATCTCCATACCAACAATCGTTTTGGCAATTTGCTTGCAG AGATACTATTTCGCTTCTGCTAAAGAACTCATGCGTCTTAATGGAACAACGAAGTCAATAGTAGCTAACCATTTGTCGGAATCCATAGCTGGAGCAGTGACAATTAGAGCTTTTGCAGAGGAAGAGCGATTCTTCAAGAAAAATCTTGAATTTGTTGATGGAAATGCCAGTCCattttttcacaatttttcAGCCAACGAGTGGCTGATACAGCGGTTAGAGATGCTCAGCGCAGTGGTTCTTGCCTCCGCTGCCTTTTGCATAGTGTTGCTACCAACTGGAAGCTTCAGCCCTG gtttCATTGGAATGGCACTCTCTTATGGCCTTTCTTTGAACGTATCACTGGTCTTCTCCATCCAGAATCAATGTAATCTAGCCAATCACATCATTTCTGTAGAGAGATTAAACCAATACATGCATTTATCAAGTGAGGCTCCTGAAATCATCGAAGAGAACCGTCCTCCGACCAACTGGCCTTCTGTCGGAAAAGTGGAGATAATCGACTTGAAG ATTCGGTACAGACCCAATTCGCCCCTTGTTCTTCATGGCATTAGCTGCACGTTTGAAGGAGGACATAAGATTGGGATTGTTGGTCGAACTGGGAGTGGGAAATCTACTCTTTTAAGTGCCATATTCCGCTTGGTTGAGCCAGCGGGAGGAAAGATTTTAGTGGATGGTATCGACATCTGCTCGATTGGACTGCATGACCTGCGTTCACGCTTTGGAATTATACCTCAAGATCCAACCCTTTTTAAAGGGACTGTTAGATACAATTTGGATCCCTTAGTTCAGCATTCTGATGATGAAATATGGGAG GTTCTTGGAAAGTGTCAACTTAGAGAGGCTgtggaagagaaagaagcGGGATTGGATTCCTTGG TTGTGGAAGATGGCTCAAACTGGAGCATGGGACAGCGCCAACTTTTCTGTTTGGGTCGTGCGTTGTTGAGGAGAAGTCGAATATTAGTGCTTGACGAAGCAACTGCATCGATCGACAACGCCACGGATATGATTCTGCAGAAAACTATTCGATCCGAGTTCGCAGACTGTACTGTGATTACAGTTGCTCATAGAATCCCAACTGTTATGGATTGCACAATGGTGCTTGCTATCAGTGATG GGAGAATAGCAGAATATGACGAACCGAGCACATTGATCAAGAGAGAAGGGTCTCTATTTGGACAGCTTGTGAAAGAATACTGGTCTCACTCACCATCTGCAGAATGA
- the LOC111810028 gene encoding uncharacterized protein LOC111810028, whose amino-acid sequence MSITFAFQSLCTNVFPSPVSNHPEISSIWRPISTKLPQLRNPISQSFRKSLSIVSSKSSEAEELSAPEDEWLNKLPEKKKPLYSHSLPCIEAWLKNLGFYQSNEDRAVWLIEKPEWHAQLSLDVTDLYIRYLKSGPGNLEKDVERRFSYALSREDIENAVLGGP is encoded by the exons ATGTCCATCACTTTTGCTTTTCAGTCTCTCTGTACCAATGTTTTCCCATCTCCCGTTTCAAATCATCCCGAAATTTCATCGATTTGGCGTCCCATTTCCACTAAACTCCCACAATTACGCAACCCCATCTCTCAATCCTTCAGGAAAAGCTTGAGCATTGTCTCTTCCAAGTCATCCGAGGCAGAGGAGCTCTCTGCTCCAGAGGACGAGTGGCTGAACAAGCTTCCGGAAAAGAAGAAGCCCTTGTACTCTCACAGTTTGCCTTGCATCGAGGCTTGGTTAAAGAACTTGGGATTTTACCAGAGTAACGAGGACCGAGCCGTGTGGCTAATCGAGAAGCCTGAATGGCACGCTCAGCTCTCCCTGGATGTCACCGACCTCTATATAAG GTATCTAAAGAGTGGACCAGGAAATCTTGAGAAAGACGTGGAGAGGAGATTTAGCTATGCACTAAGCAGAGAAGATATTGAGAATGCTGTACTCGGAGGACCATGA